A window of Reinekea marina contains these coding sequences:
- the rpsP gene encoding 30S ribosomal protein S16, producing MVVIRLARGGSKKRPFYHLTVADSRNARDGRFIERVGFFNPIARGQEERLRVDLDRVEYWASKGAQTSDRVAQLLKEFKKAEA from the coding sequence ATGGTAGTCATTAGACTCGCACGTGGTGGTTCGAAGAAGCGCCCGTTTTATCATCTTACAGTGGCTGACAGCCGAAATGCCCGCGACGGTCGTTTCATTGAGCGTGTTGGTTTCTTTAACCCAATTGCCCGTGGTCAGGAAGAGCGCTTACGCGTCGACCTGGATCGCGTTGAATATTGGGCAAGCAAGGGAGCACAGACTTCTGATCGCGTCGCTCAATTGCTTAAAGAGTTTAAGAAAGCCGAAGCCTAA
- a CDS encoding ABC transporter substrate-binding protein — MKNLWLLIFFCISVVSFASDRVDLTIWYNVGSKSEQALFEDQVRRFNSQHQNINLNTLVLPQSAFSDFVVKEAKQGRLPDLLYFQSGSLSRYVWSDLLMPINQLLSEEFLNNVTQTIRQQGTYPIDGREYALSPTSDALTLFANRQLLADAGVTVPRSIEEAWSLDEFHNALDLLAKKHGKWPLDMQLYYADDDWYVTAFSPFIQSTGGEIISNTKWDAHIALESLFMDDFKKVLSPLVQNNWIVPSHKSTRRFEKRRASLSLATTSQWPSFKSALGDDVVAIPFPVLGPYHVTSNDNWSYGITSQTKNPQQAAEFMKFIMSDEEVLMSSNGNYSVPATLSALSKSPIFGERGPLSIPASQLAASARPKPLHPAYPVIRAALADAMDDILTGTDFNVALSSAADVIDLDIEKNNGYPPFDDM; from the coding sequence ATGAAAAATCTATGGCTTTTGATTTTCTTCTGTATTTCTGTGGTCAGCTTCGCCAGCGATAGGGTTGACTTAACAATTTGGTATAACGTCGGGTCCAAAAGTGAGCAGGCGCTTTTCGAGGATCAGGTTCGTCGGTTTAATAGTCAACATCAGAACATCAATCTAAATACATTGGTTCTACCTCAATCTGCCTTTTCAGATTTTGTCGTGAAGGAGGCCAAGCAAGGTCGGCTGCCAGACCTACTCTATTTTCAATCGGGAAGTTTATCTCGCTATGTTTGGTCCGATTTACTGATGCCGATCAATCAGCTTTTAAGTGAGGAATTCCTAAATAACGTTACCCAAACGATTCGCCAGCAAGGAACATACCCTATAGATGGTAGAGAATACGCGTTAAGCCCCACTAGTGATGCGTTAACCTTGTTTGCCAATCGTCAGTTATTGGCGGATGCCGGTGTTACGGTGCCTCGAAGTATTGAAGAGGCGTGGAGCTTAGATGAGTTTCATAATGCTTTAGATTTGTTGGCCAAAAAGCATGGCAAGTGGCCTTTAGACATGCAGCTCTACTATGCCGACGATGATTGGTACGTTACAGCCTTTTCGCCTTTTATCCAATCTACAGGAGGTGAGATCATCTCAAATACAAAGTGGGATGCTCATATTGCGCTAGAGTCTTTATTTATGGATGACTTTAAAAAGGTGTTAAGTCCGTTGGTTCAAAACAACTGGATTGTGCCTAGCCATAAGTCGACTCGCCGTTTTGAAAAACGGCGGGCATCGTTGTCGCTCGCAACGACATCGCAATGGCCAAGCTTTAAAAGCGCACTAGGTGATGATGTTGTTGCAATTCCATTTCCAGTTTTAGGGCCATATCATGTAACGAGTAATGATAATTGGAGTTACGGTATAACCAGCCAGACTAAAAACCCACAGCAGGCGGCAGAATTTATGAAGTTTATTATGTCCGATGAAGAGGTGCTAATGAGCTCAAATGGAAATTACAGTGTGCCTGCTACCTTAAGTGCATTGTCAAAATCTCCCATCTTTGGTGAGCGTGGTCCTTTAAGTATTCCGGCAAGTCAGCTCGCCGCCAGCGCTCGACCCAAGCCGTTGCACCCTGCATACCCGGTAATTCGCGCCGCACTCGCCGATGCTATGGATGATATTCTAACGGGTACAGATTTTAATGTGGCACTTTCAAGTGCGGCCGATGTGATAGATTTGGATATTGAAAAAAATAATGGTTATCCACCATTCGATGATATGTGA